The window TTGGTGAACAGAAATGACACACACTGTAGCTTCAGGGTTGCTGCAGGTTTCACCTAgtcaaatttaagactttttaagacctttttaagaccattatgagtGAAATTTAAGACCAACGCGACACAATCATCTCAgatgatcaaaacatatttttatttgtactatatcaatttttttttttgacaaataaaatccactaaTATTGGAAGATCAGTATGGTCAGCTGCTGATATGTGccttgttaacatgttttacactttctccacccatacgttatatgcataaatatgcactataCCGCCATCGCATTTATTCGCCTCTCTTattacacaataaataaatgaaaatgaaatttaccattaaaaggctgttcgtggtttgttgtgtgttgTTAACAAGGCCGTTTCtaaatccgaaggctgtaggctgcatacgtcatcaagattAGCAGATTAAAGTCAAGGGAGTAAACACGCATGGAGCAGTGAAgtaaacaaaagctttttaagTAAAAACCGTGTAACACTAAAGTTGATTCGTTGTTGGTGGCTCGGGACTCGACGGCctgactgtttaagttgattttcaataaagcagtgttgattttttcGCTTCTGGGTCCTCTGTTTCAGAACCTAGCAAATGCTCAGGTAAGCCATGGGCTAGTTGGTTAAATTTACACAGAAAAGATTTTTGCTTATACAAAACTGCATTTCAAGGTGGAAGGTGGAAATTTCAAATTAGAGGAGCCACTCACGTCTGTTGAGCGATCGCCTGCGTGGTACCAGATGTCATCTACCATCGTGGACAGGTGCTTCAGGCTGTCGGGGATGTTGTGGGGCAACAGCAGGATGCTCATAGCCTACAAGCCAGGATGGATTTAAACAACGATGATCTTTTTTTCTGAATGCAAGTGCTCAATAATAAACTGAAAAATAATTCATCAGCAAGTGATTTGGGTAAACGTTCAGTCGATGATACCTGAGGCCATGTGTCAATGTAAGGTATCAACATCCGTAATCTCAGCTCAACTGCATCTCTCAGAAACTCTGCTGTTTTCTTAGGCCTAACACAATGAAGAATCCAGATTAACATGAGCTGGGTGATACTGGTGAccatgttaaagggacacttcaccttCCTTGAAAACATGCTaactttccagctcccctagagacaaacatttgatttttactgtttttgaatccattcagccgatctccgggtctggctgtaccacttctagcatagcttagcacaattcattgaatctgattagaccattagcatcacgctcaaaaatactcaaagagtttcgatatttttcctatttaaaacttgactcttctgtagttacataatATAATAAGATCGatggatttttttaattttctgtcggtcttagtacaagttttaaataggaaaaatattgaaactctttggttatttttgagtgcaatgctaatggtcaaattaatcagattcaatggattatgctaagctatgctaaaagtggtaccaccagacctggagatcagctgaatgggtaccaaaatgtttaactctggggtagctggaaaatgagcatattttccaaaaaagtggagtgttcctttaacataAAACCCCAGCAAAATTGTAAAAAccttttttgagaaaaaaacagatttttgatatcaGATTTATCATATAACTCACTCTGCCTGGCCGAGCTGGATCTGTTTATGCTGCTCTGCGAGCGTCTCTGCGAGTTGAGTGTTGCATTGCGCTATAAAATGCAAGACCAGGTCTCCCGCTCCATTGTTGAACATCCCAGTAGAGGCTGGTGACAGGTCAAGCGTCTGAATCACACGGCATATGACTGTTATTATTTCCTTTATTAGCATTCACGTTCAATGCTTGAACATCACTGCTTTTGTTTTCTCCTTTATTTACAGTAAACTAACCTCTGCTGCGGATGCTATTGCCTCCACAGTCCAGCCGTGCTGTGGTACGAACTCCAGTGCTGCGGTCAGTATGCGAGTTTGGAGTTGTTCTTCTGTTTCGTAGTCTTCGCCATGCTCGCCGCTCTGATCCTGATAACTTTATACATCAAATACtatcagtatgtgttccctGGAGATCAAACCTAAGGCCTTTTGTGCTGCTGCTAACACAATACTTTACCAACGATGCTATAGTACACCAGGTTTTTGTAAATCTTGGATAATATCTGTAACCTTCGGGCACTAACCTGGTGTTTGGTTGGCCGTCTTCCTGGCCAGCAGCTGTGTTAAAGGAGTCTCCCTGTGCTGAAGAGGTTGAACTTTCTTCACCTTTATGGACCTCATGGTAGGATGGAGGTGGTACAGATTCACTTTTATAGTCATCTGCGAGTCTCAGCAGGGCTGCACGGTGAAATTCACGTCTCACATTGTTGCACTGGGGACTGAGTTTGGCTTGAACTGCAACTGCAGTGGTGCATTGAATGAAATTAGCATGCAATAGTATTTAAAgcttatttacattacaaaacaaataaatgaagacGTTAAGAAGTATGCACTGTGAATTTttaagttaattgtaaattatatattattgtaAATTATATATCTTAAACTGGTCAGAAACTATGTCATAGTAGTGAAAGTGTAACTTTAGCTTCAAAATAACCGATAAcgttatttattttatagttgTTTAGTAAGCATCCAGCCTGCTGTGTTGCAACGTAATTGCATACGTCTACGTGCATGAAGACACGCGCCACTGTAAAACCACCAGCTTTGTTTTATTACATATAGTTGTTGTTTACCATAACTAGTATCTTTCTATAGGACTGAATCGCACAACCTTTAAAATGCAAGGATTATTATTTGCACTTTTTATTTCCATACTTTGCTCTGCCCTTCATTATCACCTTGCAGCTGACATTTACTGTTACGTTTACCATAAACTGAAAGTAGGCAGACTGTTTACAGTAGCTAACTTTACCTGGTTACGAAAACAATTCAAATATGTGACTCCTATCAACGTATCAAACAGGAATATCGTGGAGTAAAAATCAAATCACACCAGTCTCCCTCTCTCATATCTCTCCTTACCGCTGCCGAGACCCCgta is drawn from Misgurnus anguillicaudatus chromosome 6, ASM2758022v2, whole genome shotgun sequence and contains these coding sequences:
- the coq9 gene encoding ubiquinone biosynthesis protein COQ9, mitochondrial, with the protein product MAALIRGLRAGKALRGLGSVAVQAKLSPQCNNVRREFHRAALLRLADDYKSESVPPPSYHEVHKGEESSTSSAQGDSFNTAAGQEDGQPNTSYQDQSGEHGEDYETEEQLQTRILTAALEFVPQHGWTVEAIASAAETLDLSPASTGMFNNGAGDLVLHFIAQCNTQLAETLAEQHKQIQLGQAEPKKTAEFLRDAVELRLRMLIPYIDTWPQAMSILLLPHNIPDSLKHLSTMVDDIWYHAGDRSTDMNWYTRRAALTGIYNTTELVMLQDSSPDFEETWAFLDNRIKDVVNMANTAKQVQATGEAVVQGLMGAAITLKNLTGMNQRR